The Candidatus Nitrospira nitrificans sequence TCTCGGAGGTGTCGCGCTCGTGGTGGTCACGAAAGCCTTTTCGGAGGTGGTGCTGACACGATTGGGCCAAGACATCATCGCGCAGTTGCGGGTGCACCTCAGTGAACAGATTCTTCGCGCGCCGCTCCGGCACGTGCAGGAACTCGGCCGCCATCGATTGCTGGCCGCGCTCAACGAGGATACGGACGTCATCGCCCAGGCCTACGTGCAAATTCCGTTGATTTGCGTGAACGGCGCGACGGTCGTCGGATGTCTGGCCTATCTCGGCTGGCTTTCATGGCCGGTGCTGGCCATCGTCCTCGGCTTCATGATCTTCGGCGCGCTGTCGTTCCAAGCGCAAGAAAAGCAGGCTCTCCACTCGTTCAAGCGGGCGCGAGAAACAAACGACACGTTGTTTCGCCATTTTCAATCGATTCTCGAAGGCATCAAAGAGCTCAAGCTTCACCGTGAACGCCGCCAGGCATTTCTCGCCACCGCGCTCCGTCCGACCGTGACGGCGTATAAGCGGGACTTCGTCAAGGGCATGACGGTCTACGCCATCGCCACGAACTGGGGCATGTTCTTGTTCTATGCGGTCATCGGGCTTGCTCTGTTTGTTCTGCCGGAGTGGCTGACGCTGACTCCCCAGGCCATCGCGGGAGCGACGCTCGTGCTCCTCTATATGATGGGGCCGTTCGCGCAAATCGTCGAAACCCTGCCGAGTGTCGGACGCGCCGATGTCGCGCTGGAAAAAGTCGAGACGTTGGGGCTGTCGCTTGAAGCGGCTTCAGCTCAAGACCAACTCGAGAAAAGCGAAACGGTCAGGATGAAAGGCTCCGGCGGACCCGTCCTCAACATCGCGTGGAAGCGGATCGAGCTGGTCGGGGTCACGCATCGATATTACCGGGAGGAGGAAGAAGGCAGTTTTCATCTGGGTCCGATCGAACTGAGTTTCACTCCGGGTGAGCTGGTCTTTCTTGTCGGCGGAAACGGCAGCGGAAAAACGACGCTCGCATTGCTGCTGTTGGGGCTTTACGCGCCGGAATCGGGAACGATTCGCCTCGATGGGGTTCCCATCGACGAAATCAATCGGGAGAATTATCGCCAGCTCTTCTCCGCCGTGTTCTCCGACTACCACCTCTTCGACACCTTGTTCGGTTTGAACAGGACCGACCTCGATGGACAAGCGCGTGAATATGTGGATCGTCTGCAGCTCCAGGGGAAAGTGCGGATCAGAGACGGGGAGTTTTCCACGCAAGCGCTTTCACAAGGGCAACGCAAACGGTTGGCCTTGTTGACCGCCTATCTCGAGGACCGTCCGTTCTATGTGTTCGACGAGTGGGCGGCCGATCAGGATCCGGTGTTTCGCAGGGTGTTCTACGAAGAGCTGTTGCCCGACTTGAAGGCTCGGGGGAAAACGGCACTGGTCATTACCCATGACGATCAATACTTTTCGATCGCGGATCGATGTCTCCGGATGGATCTGGGAAAGATCATGACAGTGTCGGAAGGGGCGGGTGCCTTTCGATAACCGGTACCGCTGTCGGCATGCGGCAATCGGGGCCACAGTCGCAACGTTGCCGTACTTGTGAAGGAAGGAGCGCGTGATGACCGTTCATGTGGATGAGATGAAGAAGCTGTTTTCGGCAATGCCGCAGTCCGTGGTGGAAGCAAGAGAACGGAATCCCTATCTCAAACGACAGGCAGGGCGGGAGTCGAATGCCCGCAGTTACCCGAGACGGCTTCCGTTGGCGCTGAGCAAGGCCAAGGGCATCTATGTGCAGGATACCGACAACCGAACATACATCGATTGCCTGGCCGGCGCCGGCGCGCTGACGTTGGGGCACAACCATCCGGTCGTCTTGGACGCCATCCAGCAATTATTGCGGGACGGCGTGCCCTTCCAGACGCTGGATCTGACGACGCCGGTGAAAGACCGCTTTGTCGATGCGCTCTTCGGCGCGCTGCCGAAAGAGTTCGCGGAAGAGGCGCGCATTCAGTTTTGCGGCCCCTCCGGAGCTGACGCGGTGGAGGCCGCCGTCAAACTGGTGAAGACGGCCACCGGGCGGCGAACGATTCTGTCGTTCCACGGCGCCTATCACGGGATGACGCACGGCGGATTGGCGCTGACGGGCCACCTGGCGCCGAAAGCCGCCATCACCGGTCTGATGCCGGATGTCCAATTCCTTCCGTACCCCTACGATTACCGTTGTCCCTTCGGCGTCGGCGGCGAGGGAGGGCATCGTCTCTCCAGCACCTATATCGAGCGATTACTCGACGATCCGAACAGCGGTGTCGTGTCGCCGGCGGCTGTGATCCTGGAAGTGGTTCAGGGTGAAGGGGGCGTGATTCCTTCGCCTGATGCCTGGCTCAGGGAGATTCGCCGAATGACCAAAGATCGCGACATTCCGCTGATCGTCGATGAGATTCAGACGGGATTGGGGCGGACCGGATCGTTGTTTGCGTTCGAGCGCGCCGGGATCATTCCCGACGCGGTGGTGTTGTCCAAGGCGATCGGGGGTGGGTTGCCGTTAAGCGTGGTGGTGTATCGGGCCGAATTGGATCAGTGGCAACCAGGAGCGCATGCCGGCACCTTCCGCGGAAACCAGATGGCCATGGCCGCGGGCGCGGCCACCATCGAATTCGTCCGAACTCATCGCTTGGACCAGCACGCTCAAATCATGGGGGAGCGCCTCCTCTCGCATCTGCGCAAGGCCCAGGCGTCGTTGCGCAGTTTCGGCGACGTGCGCGGTCGCGGGTTGATGATCGGTGTCGAAATTATCGATGCCGACGCGAGCCCCGACGCCGGAGGAGCCTATCCGGCCGCTCCGGAACTTGCGCGAAAGATTCAATCCCAGGCCCTCAATCGCGGGCTGATTCTCGAATTGGGCGGACGCAACGGCAGTGTGGTGCGATTTTTGTCGCCGCTCATCGTCACCGCCGAGGAAGTGGACACGATTGCGTCGATATTCTGTGACGCAGCTCGAGCGGCGGAGCAAGATTCACGCGTATGAGACGAGTCGCTCTCCCAATGGTCGTCTGCCTCGTGCTGGCCTGTGGTGTGGGTTACGTCGTGATGACGATTCGCGCCTCCTTGCCGATGTTGGACGGCGAAGTGAGCGTGAACGGTCTGCACGAACCGGTCACGGTCACTTCGGATGCCTACGGTATCCCGACCATTATGGCCGGTTCGCGAGCGGATGCGATCCGAACTCTCGGGTATGTCACCGCGCGCGACAGGCTGTTTCAAATGGATCTCCTGCGCCGTTCCGGCGCAGGGCGGCTGGCCGAGGTCCTAGGTGAAACGATGCGCGAAACCGATCTCAGGCAACGCATGTTCGGATTCAGCGGCGCCGCCGGAGCCATAGCAAAACGGTTACCGCAAGATCAGCGGGATGTCCTCGATGCATACACGGATGGGGTGAACGACTACCTGGATCGGATGGAAACTCCACCGGTCGAATGTGTGCTGCTCGGTTATAAGCCGGATCGCTGGAAGGTCGAGGACAGTCTTCTGATCCTGCTTGGAATGTTTCATATGCTGAGTGGGACCGACGAGGAAGAGCGGATGCGAACGGTGATGGAACAGACGTTGCCTTCTGAAGTCGTCACGTTTCTTGTTCCGGAGACGGATCCCTACACGGATGCGGTGCTCGGCAGGAAATCATTCTCTTCTCCGGCGATTCCAATTCGGGCCCTGGCGGCCTTACGGAGGCCTCTCGATCAGATGCACGCGCGCCGGGCGAGCCTGGTTCGATTCGGCAAGAGCGGCAAGAGCGGATTGGGTTCGAACGGGTGGGTTGTGCAAGGCGCCAAGACGGCGGATGGACGATCCGTTCTTGCAAACGACATGCATTTGGACATGTCCGTTCCCAACATCTGGTACCGCATCCAGCTGCGATACGGGCAGGTCGAACTGGCCGGTGTTGCGGTTCCCGGTATCCCGGTCGTCGTTGCGGGCACGAACGGTCTCGTGGCTTGGGGCGTGACGAATGTCGAGGGAGATTTTCTAGACCTCGTGCGTTTGGAGGTCAATCCCCTCGATGGGAATGAGTACAAGACGCCGGACGGCTGGAAGCGGTTCACGATCAGACGAGAAATCATCAAGGTGAAAGATGCTCCTGACTCCGTGGTGGAGATCAAAGACACCGTGTGGGGACCTGTGTCGCACAATGCTCTGATGGATGGGCCTGTGGCCGTTCGCTGGACCGCGCTCGATCCGGAGGCCGTCAATCTTGGGCAGCTCGGCATGGATCAGGTCCGGTCGGTAGATGAGGCCGTCACGGTCATGACCCATGCGGGCGGTCCCGCGAACAACGTCATTCTCGCGGACAGCGGCGGCCACATCGCCTGGACCTACACCGGTAAGATTCCCATGCGCCGAGGATTTGACGGCTCGGTGAGTGTCTCCTGGGCGGACGGTCGATTCGGTTGGACGGGATATGTGCCTCCGGACGCGGTGCCAAGAATTGTCGATCCTCCGTCGGGATTCATCGTCAGCGCCAACCATCGCATGCTGAACACCCCCTCTCCCTATGTCGTCGGCCATTCGTTTGCCAACGGCTATCGCGCGTTCAGAATCTCGCAACGGCTGGAGGCTATGGCGAACATGCGGGAACGGGACCTGTTTGACCTGCAATTGGATTCGACCAGTCAATTCTATGAGTTCTATTGGCACCTTGCCAAAGGGCTGTTAACCGACGCGGTGAGTGAATGTAACCCATCTCTGGCGAAAGCGCGTCAGGCCTTCGAGGCCTGGAACGGGAAGGCCGATGCTGACAGCCGTGGTTTCGCGCTCATTCTCCGCTTTCGTCAAGTGCTCGTGCGTTCGGTGTTCGCTCCTTATTTGTCCTCTTGTCGCGAACGTGACGCGCAGTTTAGCTACGATGGTGATCTTGATACCCCGTTACGCCGGCTTCTCACGGCACAGATCCCGGAACTGAACCCGGATCCTGACCATTTCCCCGACTGGTCGGAATTCCTTCTGAATGCGGTGGAGCAAAGTGTCCGAGAATTAGAAGAGGAACATCCGTCTGTTTCGCTGACCGAGCTGAGGTGGGGGCGGTTGAATCGCGTGAAGATGGAGCATCCCCTCGCCGGAGCGCTTCCAGGCCTGGGATACCTCCTCAATATGCCGGATGAGCCCGCAGCCGGATGTGGGCAATGTATTCGCGTAATGCAGGACGGCCTCGGAGCGAGCCAGCGGCTCGTGGTGGCGCCCGGTCATCGGGACGAAGGGATTCTCCACATGCCCGGTGGACAGTCCGGGCATCCCCTCTCGCCTCACTATCGGGATCAACAACCGTATTGGAGTCATGGAATGCCGCTTCCGTTCTTGGCCGGAACTCCGGTCCATACGCTGAAGCTGGTTCCCCATTCACGAACCACACAGATGGTCGACGGACAGACACGCATGCCCGCCGAACGTCGATTTCACCAGGAGGAGAAGCGATGAACAGCGAAGAACGCGAAGACACGACTGTGTACAAGGTCGTTGTGAATCATGAAGAGCAATACTCGATCTGGCCGTCTTATCGCGAGAATCCGTTGGGCTGGAGGGACGAAGGCAAGACCGGGCTCAAGGCCGAATGTCTGGCCCATATCGCGGAAATATGGACCGACATGCGCCCCTTGAGTTTGAGGAAATGGATGGATGAGCAGGCGCAAACAGAGAAGACGGCCTCCTCATGCTGACGGTCGCGCGCTCGACTCCATGGATCGTCACTCATCCGCAGGTAGGCGCCGGCATGCGGTTGATTTGTTTCCCGTACGCGGGCGGGGGGGCCTCCGTATTTCGAAGCTGGGGTCAAAATTCCATGTTGTCGAATGTGGAAGTGTGCGCCGTTCAGCTTCCGGGGCGGGAGGCGAGGATCACCGAACCTCCCATCGAGGACTTGCGTCACCTCGTGCCTCTGCTGCGGGAGGCATTGGAGCCGTACCTGGATCGACCGTTCGCGTTGTTCGGCCACAGTATCGGCGCGCTGCTGAGTTTTGAATTGGCGCGCGAGTTGCGGAGAACCAATGGAATCGAGCCGCGCCATCTCTTCGTCTCGGGATGCCCTGCTCCGCATCTTCCCCCTTCGGAACGGATGTGTGATCTGTCGGAGGATGAATTTCTCGAGCGGTTGTATCGGTTCAACGGGACGCCGTCCGAGGTGCTGAATCATCCGGAATTGATGCGCATGATGCTTCCCGCTGTTCGCGCGGACTTCGCGCTTCGCGATCGATATGACTACAAGGACGAGCCTCCGGTGAGCTGCCCCATCACCGCGTTCGGAGGAATGGCGGATACGCATGTGGACTGCGCCGTGTTGCGGGCCTGGCGGGAGCACACAGGGGATCGATTTCAGCTCTGGCTGTTCCAAGGCGATCATTTTTTCATGAGAAGCGCTCAAGAACCGATGCTGGAAACACTCTCCGCCGCGTTGTCTCAGCAGCAGAGGATCAACCGATGATGGTCTCGCCGGCGGAAAGATTCGTCGTTCCGATGCGATCGGCCTCATGGTCGTTGCCGGGCGGCGACGTGCATGTGTGGTGCGCCGATATGCGCGAGCGATGGCCGGAATCTTTTCTCCGCGGCATGCTCGGCGAGGACGAGCAGGTTCGCGCGCGGAGTTTCGCATTCGAAGAAGACCGCCGGCGGTATCTTCACGCCCATGGTTTTCTGAGGATGATGCTCGGAGACTATCTCGGCCGGTCGCCCGGCTCGGTTCGGTTGACCACGGGACGGAATGGGAAACCGTGCTTGCTCTCGGATGAGGGGGCGTTCCGCTTCAACATCTCGCATGCGCGGTCACTCGTCCTCTGCGCCATGGCGCGTGGACGCGAAGTCGGCGTCGATATTGAATGGCGGGATCGTGAATTTTCGTGGCGCGACGTTGCGTCGTATGCCTGCTCGGAACGCGAGCAGGCGGTGCTGGCGTCACTCGCCGGACCGGCGCAGGCGGACACGTTTTTTTCGTGGTGGACCCTGAAGGAAGCCTACGTCAAGGCTCTCGGCGCGGGATTGGAATGGCCGTTGGATCGAATCGACGTTGCCGACGAATTCGAGGAGCGATTCCCCGCATCGACTCGTGGCGGCCTCAGGGATCATCGCTGGGCCATGTTCACGATTCCCCTGGGATCCGATTATTCCGGGGCGTTGGTGACCGAGGGCAGGCCTTCCCGTGTGCGTTGTTTTCAATGGGCGTGGGATCGGGAGGAAGCCCGGCTATTCGGCTCGCCGAACGTGGGAGAGATGGAGGAACAGCATGCACGCCGACCATAACAATAGCGCGCCGATGCCCGTGGAGGAAACATCCGGAGAGGCATTCGGTCGATCGTCCTGCCGGGTGAGCTACTTGGGCTCCGACACCCTTCTTCCTGTGGTGGTCAATCCCGCGAAGAAGCAGTCGTTGGCGGCATACCGAGACGCCGTGGAGCGGATAATGAACGCCCATCTTTCGACCGTCGGAGGCCTGCTGTTCAGGGGGTTTCCGATCGAATCGGCGGCGGACTTCGAGGCATTCGCGCGAATGATTTCGCCTGACCTGGCTTCCTACGAGTTCGGATCCACACCCCGGTCGCAGGTCCACAACCAGATTTATACGTCGACGGAATATCCTCCCCATCAGCACATTCCCCTGCACAACGAACAAGCGTACACCACCGAATGGCCGATGAAAATCTGGTTTTATTGCGCGCAGGCGTCTTCGGAAGGCGGCTATACGCCGATCGCGGACAGCCGCGAGGTGTATCGGCAGATTCCGGTCCGCATCAGAGAGCGATTCATCGAAAAGGGCGTGATGTACGTGCGCAACTATGGAAACGGACTGGACGTGCCCTGGACCAAGGTGTTCAACACCACGGACCGCGGGATCGTGGAGCGATTTTGCCGGGCGGCGGGGATCGTCCATGAGTGGAAACGGGACGGAGAGCTCCGCACGCGGCAAGTCTGCCAGGCCGTCGCCGTCCATCCCCGCACCAAGGAAACGGTGTGGTTCAACCAAGCGCATCTGTTCCATGTCTCGAATCTGGAGCCCTCCGTCCGCGAGGCGCTGCTGGCCGTCGTGAACGAAGCCGATCTCCCCCGGCAGGCCTGTTACGGAGACGGCACCCCGATCGAGACGGCCGTATTGGACGAAATTCGTGACATCTATCAATGCCACGCCGTCCGGTTTCCGTGGGAGGAAGGCGACGTGTTGATGCTGGACAATATGCTGGTGGCACATGGGCGCACGCCGTTCAAGGGACCGAGAAAAATTCTGGTGGCGATGGCTGAAGCCCATAAGAGTCGATGATGAGACCGATGCCTTCACATAGAGACATCATCGGCGCCACGGCGCAGGCTGTGTCGCAATCGAACGTGGACGTCTTTCCCGCCAGCTTCGCGCAGCAACGCTTGTGGTTTCTCTCCCGGTTGGAACCGGACAGTGCTTCATACAATACGGCGCTGGCGGTGCGGTTGCGAGGTCCGCTCAACCGTGAAGCGACGGCGCAGAGCCTCGGCGAAATCGTCCGGCGGCATGAAGTTCTCCGCACGACGTTCGACGAAGCGGACGGCGAGTTGGTTCAAATCATCGTTGCGGACCATTCAATGGACGTGCCGGTCACGGATTTCAGCATGGAGTCGCCGTCCAGGCGCGAGACCTCGGCCGCAGCGGCGGCGCAGGCGGAAGCGCATCGTCCCTTCGATCTGCGCACCGGTCCGTTGCTGCGGGCGCGGCTGCTCAAACTGGCGCCGCTGGAGCATGTGTTGGTCCTCACGCTCCACCACATCGTCTGCGACGGATGGTCGTCGCAGATCCTCGCGCGGGAATTCGTGACTCTCTATGAGGCATTCGATGCGGGCCTGCCGTCGCCGCTGCCTCCATTGCCGATTCAATACGCGGATTACGCGGTCTGGCAGCGCGGGTCGCTGCAAGGACTGGTGATCGAGGAACGGCTGGCCTATTGGAAAGAGAAATTGCAAGGACGACTACCGGTGCTCGACCTGCCGACGGATCGCCCGCGTCCGGCCGTGCAGAGCGACCGTGGCGCGCGCGTTCCTTTTGGGGTGTCGCGTGTCCTGACCGATCGGCTGCATGCGTTGAGCCGCCGGCAAGGCGCGACGCTGTTCATGACGCTTGCGGCGGCCTTCCAGGTGTTCCTGATGCGGTACAGCGGCCTGGAAGATTTTTGCCTCGGCACGCCGGTCGCGAACCGGCCGAAGCGGGAGACAGAGTCGTTGATCGGCTTTTTCTCCAACACGCTCGTCCTGCGGGCCGACCTCTCGAACAATCCGCCGTTCGTCGACCTGTTGGCGCGTGTACAGGAAACGGTGCTCGGCGCGCAGGCTCATCAAGATTTGCCGTTCGAGCAACTGGTAGACGCGTTGCAGCCGGTCCGCGCGCTGAGCCATACGCCGCTGTTCCAGGTGATGTTTGCGCTGCAAACTTCGCTGGCCAGGACACTGGCGATGACTTCGCTGGAGGTCAGCGCAATGGAGCTGGATTCGGGAGGCGCCAAGTTCGATCTGTCGCTCGACATGACGGAGGACAAGGGCGGACTGGAGTGCGCGTTCGAGTACAACGAGGATCTCTTCGATCAAGACACCGTCGGCAGGATGGCGGCTCATCTGCGGCAGCTTCTGGAAAGCATCGTCGATCACCCGCAGGCTCGGCTCAGCGAACTCGCGATGCTGACGGCGGCCGAACGTCGGAAGATTCTGATTGAATGGAATGACACCTCGATCCCAGGTTTTGCCGACGGTCGGGTGGCCCGTCTTTTCGAAGCGCAGGCGGCGCGGTCGCCGGAGGCCGTGGCCGTCTCTTGCGGCAAGGAAACACTCAGTTATCGGGATTTGAATGATCGCGCCGATCGGATTGCCCGCGCGCTTGCGATGGCCGGTGTCGGCTGCGAAACCGTCGTCGCTGTGCTCGGCGAGCGTGGCATCGACTATGTGGCTATGATGGTCGGCCTTTGGAAGTGCGGAGGAGTTTACCTGCCGCTCGATCCCGCACACCCGCCGTCACGATGGATGTCGATTCTCGAAGCCAGTCAAGCCTCGATGGTATTGACGACGGCGGCATGGGTATCCAGGGCAAACGACATGGTCGCCAAGATGCCGCGGGCCGCGCGGCCTGCGGTGCGCACCGTCGAAGCCTGTCTCACGGAAGAGCCGGTTCTATGTAGGGAGCGAGCCGCGTGGCCGTCCGCGAAATTGGCCTATGTGATCTACACCAGTGGCTCGACCGGCGTCCCGAAGGGAGCGATGGTGACGGAGCAGGGTCTGGTCAATCATCTTCGGAGCAAGATTTCCATGCTCCGTCTTGGACCGACCGATGTCATTGCGCAAACCGCTTCCCAGGGGTTCGACATTTCGGTGTGGCAGCTTACGGCCGCGCTCCTCTGCGGCGCCCGCACGCTTGTCGTGCCCGACGAAGCGGCCCGCGATCCGGAGCAACTCCTCCGCTATGTCGATGCGCAGAAAGTGACCGTCCTTGAAACAGTTCCGGCGTTGCTGCAAGGCATGCTCGACAGTGCCGCCGCCGGAGCCGACGTGCCGACGCTGACTCAACTGCGATGGCTCTTGCCCACCGGAGAAGCGCTACCGCCTGCTTTGATCCGCCGGTGGTTCGAGCGATACCGGCATGTGCCGCTGATGAACGCCTATGGCCCGGCTGAATGCGCCGACGATGTGGCCACGGCGACGATCACCACGCCGCCGGATGACACCCATGCGCATGCGCCGATCGGCAAGCCCATCGCCAACCTACGTGGCTATGTCGTGGACAGCGGGCTGGCACCGGTACCGATCGGCGCCGCCGGCGAACTGTGCGTCGCGGGAGCCGGCGTCGGCCGGGGCTATCTCCACGATCCCGCCAGGACTGCCGAGATGTTCGTGCCTGATCCCTTCTCCGATGAACCGGGCGCGCGACTCTATCGGACCGGCGACCGTGTCCGCCATCGTCCGGACGGAACGATGGAGTTTCTCGGACGCCGGGATCATCAAGTCAAAGTCCGAGGTGTGCGCATCGAGCTGGGTGAAGTCGAATTTCGTTTGCAGGCCCATCCGGACGTTCGCGAAGCGGCGGCTGTCGTGCGTCGGGACCGTCTTGGGCATAAGCAATTGGTAGCCTATGTCGCGCCTCGAGACGGCGCATCCTGCGATGCCGATGTGTTGATCCGGCTGCTGCGCGAGCAATTGCCGGAGCCGATGGTCCCCTCTGCCATCATCATGCTCAACGCGCTGCCACGCAATGTCAACGGCAAGATCGACCGGGAGGGCTTGCCCGAGCCGGACCATGCGGCGGTAAAGGAATGGACTCCGGCCCGCACGCCGACTGAAGCGCAGTTGTCGGCTGTCTGGGCCGAGGTGCTGGGTGTGGAGCGTGTCGGCGTGCACGACAATTTCTTCGAGCTGGGAGGGGATTCCATTCTTAGTTTACAGATTGTCTCTCGCGCGAAGACGCAAGGCCTGCCGCTCACGCCGCGACATCTGTTTCAACATCAGACGATCGCCGAATTGGCGGAGGCGGCGGGCGACAGGATTGAAAGAGTCGATTCGGAGCCGAAGCGCGGGATCCGAGTTCAAAGGCCGACTGATCAGGCCCTGCTCGAAACGGCGCGGAGATTTCATCCCAGTACCGAAGATGTCTACCCGCTCACACCGTTGCAGCAGGGGCTACTGTTTCACAGCCTGTACGAACCGCAGTCGGGCGTCTACATTGAGCAGCTGAGTTGCCTCCTCCGGGGCCGGCTGGATCATGTTTCATTCCTCGACGCATGGCGGATGGTGATTGCGCGGTCGACGTCGTTCCGCACCGCGTTCATGTGGCAGGAACTCGACAGGCCCATGCAGGCCGTGTTGCCGGGGGAGGCGCCGCCCATCATCGAGCTCGACTGGCGCGATGCGCCGGAATCCAACCGGCGCGAACGGCTGCGCGAATTCCTTCGGAACGATCGCCTGACGGATTTCGACCTGGCAAGGCCTCCGCTCATGCGCCTCGCCTTGATCCGTGTCGCGGATGACGCGCGCTACCTGATTTGGACGCATCACCACATCGTGCTCGACGGCTGGTGTATTCCCATTATTCTGAGCGATCTGTTTGCCTGCTATGCCTTTTTCAAAGGCGGCCCGGATCCGGGCGAGCCGCCCTCGCAACCCTATCGAGGCTACGTCGAGTGGATTCTTTCTCAGGACCAGACGGCAGCGGAAAAGTACTGGCGCAAGACCCTGGCGGGCATCACGTCACCCACGCCCCTTCCGACGGATCGCTCGTCGGACGGCGCGCAATCGGATGACGGCTACGGCATGCATCGATTGACGTTCTCAGCCGCCGAGACGTCCGTGCTTCAGGAGTATGCCTCCAGAGAACGAATCACGGTCAATACGCTGGTGCAGGGAGCATGGGCGCTGTTGCTGAGCCGGTACAGCGGAGAAAAAGACGTGCTGTTCGGCACCACGGTGTCGGGACGGTCCGCGGATGTTCCGGGCATCGAGACGATGCTCGGGCTGTTCATCAATACGCTGCCGCTTCGTGTCGCCGTATCGCCGGACATGCCCGTGCAAGCCTGGCTTCGTCACTTGCTCATGCACAACAGCGAGCTGCGTCAATACGAGCATGTCTCCCTCGCGCAGATCCAGGGCTGGAGTCAGATGCCGCGCGGCCGGCAGCTCTTCGAGAGTCTGCTGGTATTCGACAATCATCCGACGGATCGGATGCTGGAAGAGGGGCAGGTCGGCATGACGGTTCATGAGGTTCGCCTCGAGGGACAGACTAATTATCCCCTGACACTCCACGTCATTCCCGGTGAAGAACTTTCACTGATATTGTCATACCAAAGAAAACGTTTGTCGGCCGGACAGATCGAGCGTATCGCCGCTCATCTGGGCATTGCGCTGGACCAATTGGCCGCCTGTCCGCAAGCGCCGCTGGCGACGATTGAAATCATAGGTCAAGCCGAACGGCAACAGGTGGTGAAAGAGTGGAACGCAACAGAGGTGGCCTATCCGGATGAGCGGAACCTTCCGCATCTGATTGAAGCGCAAGTTCTGCGAACGCCTGAAGCTGTCGCCGTCGTATGTGAAGGTCGGCAGCTGACCTATCGCACGTTGAACGAGCGGGCGAATCAGCTGGCTCACTATCTCCGGAATCGTGGCGTGGGACCGGAAGTCCGTGTCGCGCTCTGCGTCGAGCGTTCGCTGGATATGGTGGTGGGGCTGCTCGGCATCATGAAGGCCGGCGGGGCTTACATACCGCTGGATCCCACTTATCCCCGCGAACGTCTGGCCTTCATGCTCGCCGATGCGCAGGTGCAATTGCTTGTGACGCAGCAGCCGCTCGTCGCCGGCCTTCCCTCGGATCAAGTTCCAATCCTGTGCCTCGACCGCGAGCGGCCAGCGATCGCGCAGGAGCCGGAACATGACCTCGCCCTGAGAACTCACTCAGACCTGGCGGCCTATG is a genomic window containing:
- a CDS encoding non-ribosomal peptide synthetase, with product MPSHRDIIGATAQAVSQSNVDVFPASFAQQRLWFLSRLEPDSASYNTALAVRLRGPLNREATAQSLGEIVRRHEVLRTTFDEADGELVQIIVADHSMDVPVTDFSMESPSRRETSAAAAAQAEAHRPFDLRTGPLLRARLLKLAPLEHVLVLTLHHIVCDGWSSQILAREFVTLYEAFDAGLPSPLPPLPIQYADYAVWQRGSLQGLVIEERLAYWKEKLQGRLPVLDLPTDRPRPAVQSDRGARVPFGVSRVLTDRLHALSRRQGATLFMTLAAAFQVFLMRYSGLEDFCLGTPVANRPKRETESLIGFFSNTLVLRADLSNNPPFVDLLARVQETVLGAQAHQDLPFEQLVDALQPVRALSHTPLFQVMFALQTSLARTLAMTSLEVSAMELDSGGAKFDLSLDMTEDKGGLECAFEYNEDLFDQDTVGRMAAHLRQLLESIVDHPQARLSELAMLTAAERRKILIEWNDTSIPGFADGRVARLFEAQAARSPEAVAVSCGKETLSYRDLNDRADRIARALAMAGVGCETVVAVLGERGIDYVAMMVGLWKCGGVYLPLDPAHPPSRWMSILEASQASMVLTTAAWVSRANDMVAKMPRAARPAVRTVEACLTEEPVLCRERAAWPSAKLAYVIYTSGSTGVPKGAMVTEQGLVNHLRSKISMLRLGPTDVIAQTASQGFDISVWQLTAALLCGARTLVVPDEAARDPEQLLRYVDAQKVTVLETVPALLQGMLDSAAAGADVPTLTQLRWLLPTGEALPPALIRRWFERYRHVPLMNAYGPAECADDVATATITTPPDDTHAHAPIGKPIANLRGYVVDSGLAPVPIGAAGELCVAGAGVGRGYLHDPARTAEMFVPDPFSDEPGARLYRTGDRVRHRPDGTMEFLGRRDHQVKVRGVRIELGEVEFRLQAHPDVREAAAVVRRDRLGHKQLVAYVAPRDGASCDADVLIRLLREQLPEPMVPSAIIMLNALPRNVNGKIDREGLPEPDHAAVKEWTPARTPTEAQLSAVWAEVLGVERVGVHDNFFELGGDSILSLQIVSRAKTQGLPLTPRHLFQHQTIAELAEAAGDRIERVDSEPKRGIRVQRPTDQALLETARRFHPSTEDVYPLTPLQQGLLFHSLYEPQSGVYIEQLSCLLRGRLDHVSFLDAWRMVIARSTSFRTAFMWQELDRPMQAVLPGEAPPIIELDWRDAPESNRRERLREFLRNDRLTDFDLARPPLMRLALIRVADDARYLIWTHHHIVLDGWCIPIILSDLFACYAFFKGGPDPGEPPSQPYRGYVEWILSQDQTAAEKYWRKTLAGITSPTPLPTDRSSDGAQSDDGYGMHRLTFSAAETSVLQEYASRERITVNTLVQGAWALLLSRYSGEKDVLFGTTVSGRSADVPGIETMLGLFINTLPLRVAVSPDMPVQAWLRHLLMHNSELRQYEHVSLAQIQGWSQMPRGRQLFESLLVFDNHPTDRMLEEGQVGMTVHEVRLEGQTNYPLTLHVIPGEELSLILSYQRKRLSAGQIERIAAHLGIALDQLAACPQAPLATIEIIGQAERQQVVKEWNATEVAYPDERNLPHLIEAQVLRTPEAVAVVCEGRQLTYRTLNERANQLAHYLRNRGVGPEVRVALCVERSLDMVVGLLGIMKAGGAYIPLDPTYPRERLAFMLADAQVQLLVTQQPLVAGLPSDQVPILCLDRERPAIAQEPEHDLALRTHSDLAAYVIYTSGSTGKPKGVMISHRSAVNFLHAMTERFKPSPEDTLVAVTSLSFDIAVLELFLPLLRGGRVVLAPRHIAADGARLAALLTESAVTIAQATPVTWKMLLGAGWVPSRTMHVLCGGEAFPHELARALLERQNHPWNLYGPTETTVWSTVYRVHEVGQAVAIGRPIANTQIYLLDGQGLPVPIGVPGELHIGGAGLARGYWHRPGLTAEKFVPDPFSPAPGRRLYRTGDQARYRPDGSIEFLGRLDHQVKVRGFRIELGEIQARLAEHPEVRDAVVMAREDQPGVHRLVAYVVPHGAPPDPEMLRQFLRQTLPDYMVVSTIVLLDRLPLTPNGKVDRKALPVPDLEARLAQTYEEPVTESERILASIWGEVLGQPRVGRLDNFFELGGDSINTLQVLARAHQRGLKLTPKQLFEHPTVAASAAVAVPTEGSAEEDLQAKETGTSGLVGIELSEEDMSNLLEELK